A stretch of the Bacillus sp. FJAT-18017 genome encodes the following:
- a CDS encoding YtoQ family protein, with protein MELTVYLAGQIHDNWREEVAQKAKEKNLPLLFVAPQTNHDRSDNIGEEIRGKQPSNLYKDDAASDINNFRTQVLMQKADIVIALFGEKYKQWNTAMDASMAIAMNKPTIIIRPESLIHPLKELSNKANVTVETVDQAIEVISYIFD; from the coding sequence ATGGAACTTACTGTTTATTTAGCAGGTCAAATTCATGATAATTGGAGAGAGGAAGTGGCACAAAAAGCTAAGGAAAAAAATCTCCCTCTCCTATTTGTTGCCCCGCAGACAAACCACGATCGTTCAGACAATATTGGCGAAGAGATTAGAGGAAAACAGCCGTCTAATCTTTATAAAGATGATGCTGCATCAGATATTAATAATTTCAGAACCCAAGTCTTAATGCAGAAAGCGGACATCGTCATTGCCTTATTTGGTGAAAAGTATAAACAATGGAATACAGCAATGGACGCAAGCATGGCCATTGCCATGAACAAGCCGACGATTATCATCCGGCCTGAATCATTGATTCATCCCCTAAAAGAGCTTTCAAACAAAGCAAATGTAACCGTCGAAACTGTCGATCAAGCAATAGAAGTCATCAGCTATATTTTTGATTAA
- a CDS encoding SMI1/KNR4 family protein, translating to MRFEGEVYIPKNKKSEPEQFSYEPETINYFHWSEVLHSTLNSIKNKGGLGDLIINQPGSESDVLQIERTIGFELPESFKKVVIDYSRQCTFYWNTQENSACILDDPAIYATHGEPYRNMKIMNGGLFDLGLWNLDKLIDLNSIRIDHEYLDEENEELHFWSNSFIFSGDGMGNYFGIDRKYNIGEVIYLTTDKEFHNWRLGKSFESFMNNWIQVGCAGGFIRDYVALSSQQFSYINHKTTNSLKIKKWLDIG from the coding sequence GTGCGCTTTGAAGGGGAGGTATATATACCTAAAAATAAAAAATCAGAGCCGGAACAGTTTAGCTATGAACCAGAAACTATCAACTATTTTCATTGGAGTGAAGTTCTGCACTCAACACTTAATTCCATTAAAAATAAAGGCGGTTTAGGGGATCTTATTATTAATCAACCTGGATCTGAAAGTGACGTACTGCAGATTGAAAGAACTATTGGGTTTGAACTCCCTGAATCTTTTAAAAAGGTAGTAATAGATTATTCGCGTCAATGTACATTTTATTGGAATACACAAGAAAATTCAGCATGTATATTGGATGATCCTGCTATCTATGCAACACATGGCGAACCATATAGGAACATGAAGATAATGAATGGGGGCCTATTTGATTTAGGGCTATGGAACCTCGATAAGCTAATCGATTTAAACTCTATTAGAATTGACCATGAGTATCTTGATGAAGAAAATGAAGAATTACACTTTTGGTCTAATTCATTTATCTTTTCCGGAGATGGGATGGGGAATTACTTCGGAATAGACCGAAAATACAATATAGGGGAAGTTATCTATTTAACAACTGATAAAGAATTTCACAACTGGAGGCTGGGAAAATCATTCGAGTCCTTTATGAACAATTGGATTCAAGTAGGTTGTGCTGGTGGTTTTATCAGAGATTATGTAGCGCTATCATCACAACAATTTTCTTATATTAACCATAAGACAACGAATTCTCTTAAAATCAAGAAATGGCTGGATATTGGTTAG
- the rlmD gene encoding 23S rRNA (uracil(1939)-C(5))-methyltransferase RlmD yields MKQDQAIKIKEKQEFPLTIKRLGINGEGVGYFKRQVVFVPGALPGEEVVVEATKINPKFAEARIKKIRKKSPHRVAPPCPVYEQCGGCQLQHLKYEQQLVEKRDIVLQSLERHTKLNLEEIDVRPMIGMEDPWAYRNKSSFQVGVQKGKVLAGLYGLNSHKLINIEQCAVQHGATTDATLKVRQILQDLHIPIYNEKTRKGIVRTIVTRVGIQSNELQVVLITTQRDLPKKELLIREITNRLPGVKSIVQNINGERTSLIFGKETATLAGSDFIQETLGDLQFELSARTFFQLNPVQTIRLYDEVKAAAGLTGVERVVDAYCGVGTIGLWVAGQAREIRGMDIIPESIEDAKKNAARHGIKHSTYVTGKAEEWLPKWTKEGWRPDVVIVDPPRTGLDGSLLQTLLKVKPKKIVYVSCNPSTLARDIQTLSSKYNVEYIQPVDMFPQTAHVEAVTKLVLK; encoded by the coding sequence CAAGCAATTAAGATAAAAGAGAAGCAGGAATTCCCTCTTACAATCAAGCGGTTGGGCATCAATGGCGAGGGCGTCGGCTATTTCAAAAGGCAGGTAGTCTTCGTTCCCGGCGCGCTTCCAGGAGAAGAAGTCGTCGTTGAGGCTACGAAAATTAATCCGAAGTTTGCAGAAGCGCGGATTAAAAAAATTCGTAAAAAATCACCGCACCGGGTCGCACCGCCATGCCCTGTGTATGAACAATGCGGAGGCTGCCAGCTTCAGCATCTCAAATATGAGCAGCAGCTTGTTGAAAAACGGGACATTGTCCTTCAGTCACTCGAACGCCACACGAAGCTGAATCTTGAAGAAATAGATGTCCGCCCAATGATCGGCATGGAAGATCCATGGGCCTACAGAAATAAAAGCAGCTTTCAGGTGGGAGTCCAAAAAGGCAAGGTGCTGGCAGGTTTATATGGCCTGAATTCACACAAACTCATCAACATCGAGCAATGTGCCGTCCAGCATGGGGCGACAACCGACGCTACTTTGAAGGTAAGGCAAATCCTCCAGGATCTTCACATTCCTATCTATAATGAAAAAACACGTAAAGGGATAGTCCGAACCATTGTTACTCGTGTTGGCATCCAGTCGAATGAACTGCAGGTTGTCCTAATTACAACTCAGCGCGACCTTCCGAAAAAGGAATTATTAATCCGAGAAATCACGAATCGGCTTCCAGGTGTTAAGTCAATCGTCCAGAACATCAACGGCGAAAGGACGTCATTGATTTTTGGAAAAGAAACCGCCACTCTTGCAGGCAGTGATTTCATCCAGGAAACGCTGGGGGACTTGCAGTTTGAATTGTCAGCCAGGACCTTCTTCCAGTTGAATCCTGTCCAGACAATTAGGCTATATGATGAGGTCAAAGCAGCGGCCGGACTCACTGGGGTAGAAAGAGTAGTCGATGCCTATTGCGGTGTTGGCACAATCGGACTATGGGTTGCCGGCCAGGCTCGCGAAATCAGGGGAATGGACATCATCCCCGAATCCATCGAAGACGCCAAGAAAAACGCCGCCCGCCATGGCATAAAACATTCCACCTATGTGACAGGCAAAGCAGAGGAATGGCTGCCAAAGTGGACAAAAGAAGGCTGGCGCCCAGACGTCGTCATCGTCGATCCGCCGAGAACCGGCCTAGACGGAAGCCTGCTGCAAACCTTGCTCAAGGTAAAACCAAAGAAAATTGTCTATGTGTCCTGTAACCCATCCACATTGGCAAGGGATATACAGACATTGAGCAGTAAATATAATGTGGAATACATTCAGCCAGTTGATATGTTTCCGCAAACGGCGCATGTGGAAGCTGTCACGAAGCTGGTTTTAAAGTGA